Proteins found in one Crassostrea angulata isolate pt1a10 chromosome 3, ASM2561291v2, whole genome shotgun sequence genomic segment:
- the LOC128177290 gene encoding proto-oncogene c-Rel-like isoform X1: MAEDQKDSEEPLSDLFDPTTLELIFSGIGANSNSTINAEDSKDLISGSGLHVSGTPGPEVEPTNGHRIPQSTMEVVVTNKMTRFRYDTELNNRNIGKEELVSIRFLNIYTEVFVRIHVIDPSNKKAHPYCLIGDKCKNGLYVEKFIPTTENKCTLSCKATIKIPKRGEYEDELAKRKQAMEKYMGIYSEDMKKAGYWNINKNVKECKCVSLFVEAFYKVGKQTFMLSDATHSLLNAKEGRSFSIHTIRPFAHSCLGSRSPNEYMLIVLTGDSFIPKGIEVRFTDNEGWNVKAEKPNVIKNVLEVKIPPYKNSEIENPKQIQVYVKSDGKVDLEAKPMDFMYTPDGKVVIESKKRKLQDYSNIPEDIVSEASAITKFRVKSHLEQRRKKMSKPSATATAPPPSAAAPMEGSLSDPTMSSAVYNTSAVDFLQNSPGTSAPYFPAVVVPSNVSFHSSTQPGYMETTSSQNSMLHENMAYTSNPSTNYQVPVSSAHVALSVPTPQINMPMQSLDNSMSARSLQSQYSLSTTMANSTVTSPQPPPSPMSNMGKFKTVAIAGTNQWLLIDQFGKPLLVLGGQNDEVSAVQDITSMPPNITSPSMYDQSNGMGFPMSDASDTLSINPLSNASDNDLEVDDAGGDCADHPSSSSEVKVSESSDVINSESRLSSSPGRETPQVAFDEDVIDIGDDVDVAATSMEQMSLELKDI; the protein is encoded by the exons ATGGCAGAGGATCAGAAGGACTCT GAGGAACCTTTGAGTGATTTAtttg ATCCCACTACGTTAGAGTTAATTTTTAGTGGAATTGGTGCAAATTCAAACTCTACCATCAATGCAGAGGATTCAAAAGACTTAATAAGTG GTTCTGGTTTACATGTCTCTGGGACCCCAGGTCCTGAAGTTGAACCAACCAATGGACACAGAATTCCTCAGTCCACAATGGAGGTTGTCGTCACTAACAAGATGACACGATTCCGTTATGACACGGAACTTAACAACAGAAACATTGGCAAGGAGGAGCTCGTATCCATTAGG TTCCTCAATATATATACAGAGGTTTTTGTGAGAATCCACGTGATAGATCCCAGCAACAAGAAGGCTCACCCATATTGTCTGATTGGTGATAAGTGTAAAAATGGACTGTATGTAGAAAAATTCATTCCAACAACAGAAAATAAGTGTACATT ATCATGTAAAGCAACAATTAAAATTCCCAAGAGAGGAGAATATGAAGATGAACTTGCAAAAAGAAAGCAAGCAATGGAAAAGTATATGGGCATATACAGTGAAGATATGAAGAAAG CTGGGTATTGgaacataaataaaaatgtaaaggaATGCAAGTGTGTGTCTTTATTTGTGGAAGCCTTCTACAAGGTCGGAAAACAGACGTTCATGCTGTCAGATGCCACCCATAGTTTGCTTAATGCCA AGGAGGGAAGAAGCTTCAGCATCCACACCATTCGTCCCTTTGCTCACTCCTGTTTAGGCTCCAGAAGTCCCAACGAATACATGTTGATTGTTCTCACTGGTGACTCTTTCATTCCGAAAG GGATAGAAGTTCGATTTACAGATAATGAAGGCTGGAATGTGAAAGCTGAAAAGCCAAATGTGATAAAAAAT GTTCTGGAGGTCAAAATTCCACCATATAAAAATTCGGAAATTGAAAATCCAAAACAGATACAGGTTTATGTGAAATCAGATGGCAAAGTGGACCTGGAGGCCAAGCCTATGGACTTTATGTACACACCAGAtg GAAAAGTAGTTATTGAAAGTAAAAAGAGGAAGCTTCAAGACTACAGCAACATACCTGAAGACATTGTCTCTGAAGCAA GTGCAATCACAAAATTCAGAGTGAAGTCCCATTTGGAACAGAGAAGAAAAAAGATGA GTAAACCTAGTGCCACCGCCACTGCACCACCTCCAAGTGCTGCTGCACCAATGGAAGGCAGTCTTAGTGACCCAACCATGTCATCAGCGGTATATAACACTTCTGCTGTCGATTTCCTTCAGAACAGTCCTGGAACATCTGCACCATACTTCCCTGCTGTTGTGGTGCCTTCGAATGTTTCATTCCATTCTTCAACACAACCAGGTTATATGGAAACCACTTCCAGTCAAAACTCAATGTTGCATGAGAACATGGCTTATACCAGTAACCCATCAACTAATTATCAGGTACCAGTTTCATCAGCCCATGTCGCGTTATCAGTCCCAACACCTCAAATCAACATGCCGATGCAGTCTCTAGATAACAGTATGTCAGCCAGATCCCTTCAGTCTCAGTATTCCTTGTCGACTACTATGGCAAACAGCACTGTGACTTCCCCCCAACCACCTCCCTCCCCCATGAGCAACATGGGAAAGTTTAAGACTGTCGCCATTGCTGGAACCAACCAGTGGCTTCTGATCGACCAGTTTGGAAAGCCTCTACTTGTCCTGGGAGGGCAGAATGATGAAGTATCAGCTGTACAGGATATAACTTCCATGCCTCCAAATATCACCAGTCCTTCCATGTATGACCAGTCTAATGGAATGGGCTTTCCAATGAGTGATGCGAGTGATACCTTGTCAATTAATCCGCTCTCTAATGCTTCTGATAATGACTTGGAGGTGGATGATGCTGGTGGGGATTGTGCAGATCATCCATCTTCTTCCTCAGAGGTAAAAGTCTCAGAATCATCAGATGTGATAAACAGTGAAAGCAGACTCAGCTCTTCACCAGGAAGGGAAACCCCTCAGGTGGCTTTTGATGAAGATGTAATAGACATTGGTGATGATGTGGATGTAGCGGCTACTAGCATGGAACAAATGAGCCTGGAGTTGAAAGATATCTAG
- the LOC128177290 gene encoding proto-oncogene c-Rel-like isoform X2 codes for MAEDQKDSEEPLSDLFDPTTLELIFSGIGANSNSTINAEDSKDLISGSGTPGPEVEPTNGHRIPQSTMEVVVTNKMTRFRYDTELNNRNIGKEELVSIRFLNIYTEVFVRIHVIDPSNKKAHPYCLIGDKCKNGLYVEKFIPTTENKCTLSCKATIKIPKRGEYEDELAKRKQAMEKYMGIYSEDMKKAGYWNINKNVKECKCVSLFVEAFYKVGKQTFMLSDATHSLLNAKEGRSFSIHTIRPFAHSCLGSRSPNEYMLIVLTGDSFIPKGIEVRFTDNEGWNVKAEKPNVIKNVLEVKIPPYKNSEIENPKQIQVYVKSDGKVDLEAKPMDFMYTPDGKVVIESKKRKLQDYSNIPEDIVSEASAITKFRVKSHLEQRRKKMSKPSATATAPPPSAAAPMEGSLSDPTMSSAVYNTSAVDFLQNSPGTSAPYFPAVVVPSNVSFHSSTQPGYMETTSSQNSMLHENMAYTSNPSTNYQVPVSSAHVALSVPTPQINMPMQSLDNSMSARSLQSQYSLSTTMANSTVTSPQPPPSPMSNMGKFKTVAIAGTNQWLLIDQFGKPLLVLGGQNDEVSAVQDITSMPPNITSPSMYDQSNGMGFPMSDASDTLSINPLSNASDNDLEVDDAGGDCADHPSSSSEVKVSESSDVINSESRLSSSPGRETPQVAFDEDVIDIGDDVDVAATSMEQMSLELKDI; via the exons ATGGCAGAGGATCAGAAGGACTCT GAGGAACCTTTGAGTGATTTAtttg ATCCCACTACGTTAGAGTTAATTTTTAGTGGAATTGGTGCAAATTCAAACTCTACCATCAATGCAGAGGATTCAAAAGACTTAATAAGTGGT TCTGGGACCCCAGGTCCTGAAGTTGAACCAACCAATGGACACAGAATTCCTCAGTCCACAATGGAGGTTGTCGTCACTAACAAGATGACACGATTCCGTTATGACACGGAACTTAACAACAGAAACATTGGCAAGGAGGAGCTCGTATCCATTAGG TTCCTCAATATATATACAGAGGTTTTTGTGAGAATCCACGTGATAGATCCCAGCAACAAGAAGGCTCACCCATATTGTCTGATTGGTGATAAGTGTAAAAATGGACTGTATGTAGAAAAATTCATTCCAACAACAGAAAATAAGTGTACATT ATCATGTAAAGCAACAATTAAAATTCCCAAGAGAGGAGAATATGAAGATGAACTTGCAAAAAGAAAGCAAGCAATGGAAAAGTATATGGGCATATACAGTGAAGATATGAAGAAAG CTGGGTATTGgaacataaataaaaatgtaaaggaATGCAAGTGTGTGTCTTTATTTGTGGAAGCCTTCTACAAGGTCGGAAAACAGACGTTCATGCTGTCAGATGCCACCCATAGTTTGCTTAATGCCA AGGAGGGAAGAAGCTTCAGCATCCACACCATTCGTCCCTTTGCTCACTCCTGTTTAGGCTCCAGAAGTCCCAACGAATACATGTTGATTGTTCTCACTGGTGACTCTTTCATTCCGAAAG GGATAGAAGTTCGATTTACAGATAATGAAGGCTGGAATGTGAAAGCTGAAAAGCCAAATGTGATAAAAAAT GTTCTGGAGGTCAAAATTCCACCATATAAAAATTCGGAAATTGAAAATCCAAAACAGATACAGGTTTATGTGAAATCAGATGGCAAAGTGGACCTGGAGGCCAAGCCTATGGACTTTATGTACACACCAGAtg GAAAAGTAGTTATTGAAAGTAAAAAGAGGAAGCTTCAAGACTACAGCAACATACCTGAAGACATTGTCTCTGAAGCAA GTGCAATCACAAAATTCAGAGTGAAGTCCCATTTGGAACAGAGAAGAAAAAAGATGA GTAAACCTAGTGCCACCGCCACTGCACCACCTCCAAGTGCTGCTGCACCAATGGAAGGCAGTCTTAGTGACCCAACCATGTCATCAGCGGTATATAACACTTCTGCTGTCGATTTCCTTCAGAACAGTCCTGGAACATCTGCACCATACTTCCCTGCTGTTGTGGTGCCTTCGAATGTTTCATTCCATTCTTCAACACAACCAGGTTATATGGAAACCACTTCCAGTCAAAACTCAATGTTGCATGAGAACATGGCTTATACCAGTAACCCATCAACTAATTATCAGGTACCAGTTTCATCAGCCCATGTCGCGTTATCAGTCCCAACACCTCAAATCAACATGCCGATGCAGTCTCTAGATAACAGTATGTCAGCCAGATCCCTTCAGTCTCAGTATTCCTTGTCGACTACTATGGCAAACAGCACTGTGACTTCCCCCCAACCACCTCCCTCCCCCATGAGCAACATGGGAAAGTTTAAGACTGTCGCCATTGCTGGAACCAACCAGTGGCTTCTGATCGACCAGTTTGGAAAGCCTCTACTTGTCCTGGGAGGGCAGAATGATGAAGTATCAGCTGTACAGGATATAACTTCCATGCCTCCAAATATCACCAGTCCTTCCATGTATGACCAGTCTAATGGAATGGGCTTTCCAATGAGTGATGCGAGTGATACCTTGTCAATTAATCCGCTCTCTAATGCTTCTGATAATGACTTGGAGGTGGATGATGCTGGTGGGGATTGTGCAGATCATCCATCTTCTTCCTCAGAGGTAAAAGTCTCAGAATCATCAGATGTGATAAACAGTGAAAGCAGACTCAGCTCTTCACCAGGAAGGGAAACCCCTCAGGTGGCTTTTGATGAAGATGTAATAGACATTGGTGATGATGTGGATGTAGCGGCTACTAGCATGGAACAAATGAGCCTGGAGTTGAAAGATATCTAG